One genomic segment of Nocardioides cavernaquae includes these proteins:
- the pheT gene encoding phenylalanine--tRNA ligase subunit beta: MKAPVSWIKEYVDLPDAVSVDDLTHRLTALGLKLEALEAPGDAITGPLVVGRVLTLEKEPQKNGKVINWCTVDVGQANGSGEPQGIICGAHNFVVGDLVVVVLPGAVLPGGFAISERKTYGHLSAGMICSRSELGLPADGDGIIVLHADSAKPGDEAFPLLGLDDPVIEFEINPDRAYALSIRGIAREAALGFDAPFTDPAAREIPEPGIDGYPVVVSDTEGCPVFVTRTVTGFDPAATTPDWMARRLEQCGMRPISLGVDISNYVMLELGQPNHCYDADKLAGPIQVRRATAGEKLTTLDDVARKLDPEDLLIADDNGPIGIAGVMGGASTELSETTTSIVVEAAHFESTTIFRSQRRHKLGSEASKRFERGVDPELPQYAADRVVELLVELGGATAGDGVTVVGFAPARRTVAAAVDLPARITGMDISAETTVAHLEAVGCSVTVAGENLTATVPSWRPDMADPFDLVEEVARIVGYENVPSVLPTAPAGRGLTEIQRLRRRVGRVLAGEGFSEVISYPFVGDADWDALGLPEDDARRKALGIANPLNAEQPQLATTLLPGVLHTLARNVGRGNADAAIFETALVFLPSGDEAAPILGTDRRPTDEEWAAIEKAVPAQPQHLALAITGEAEAAGWWGTGRAAGWSDAIAAVRSLAGALGVPLDVASAAIAPFHPGRCAALSVGGVLIGHAGELHPKVCKAFGLPARSAAAEVNLDALLQYAATPVAPRFSSYPVAKEDVALVVDASVPSADVEAALREGAGELLESIRLFDVFTGEQVGAGKKSLAFALRFRAPDRTLKEGESAAARDAAVALAAERTGAVQRA, encoded by the coding sequence ATGAAGGCCCCCGTTTCCTGGATCAAGGAGTACGTCGACCTTCCGGACGCCGTCTCGGTTGACGACCTCACGCACCGGCTCACCGCCCTCGGTCTCAAGCTCGAGGCGCTGGAGGCACCCGGTGACGCGATCACCGGCCCGCTCGTCGTCGGCCGTGTGCTGACGCTCGAGAAGGAGCCGCAGAAGAACGGCAAGGTCATCAACTGGTGCACCGTCGACGTTGGCCAGGCCAACGGATCCGGTGAACCGCAGGGGATCATCTGCGGCGCCCACAACTTCGTGGTCGGGGACCTGGTCGTCGTGGTCCTTCCCGGCGCTGTGCTTCCCGGTGGCTTCGCGATCTCCGAGCGCAAGACCTACGGTCACCTGTCCGCCGGCATGATCTGCTCGCGTTCCGAGCTGGGACTCCCGGCTGACGGCGACGGCATCATCGTGCTGCACGCCGATTCGGCCAAGCCTGGCGACGAGGCGTTCCCGCTGCTCGGCCTGGATGACCCGGTCATCGAGTTCGAGATCAACCCGGACCGCGCCTACGCCCTCTCGATCCGCGGCATCGCCCGCGAGGCGGCGCTCGGCTTCGACGCTCCCTTCACCGACCCGGCAGCGCGCGAGATCCCGGAGCCCGGGATCGACGGCTACCCGGTTGTCGTGTCCGACACCGAGGGCTGCCCGGTCTTCGTGACCCGCACGGTCACCGGGTTCGACCCGGCCGCGACCACGCCGGACTGGATGGCGCGTCGCCTCGAGCAGTGCGGCATGCGCCCGATCTCGCTCGGCGTCGACATCTCCAACTACGTGATGCTCGAGCTCGGGCAGCCCAACCACTGCTACGACGCCGACAAGCTGGCCGGCCCGATCCAGGTCCGTCGCGCCACTGCTGGCGAGAAGCTGACAACGCTCGATGATGTCGCGCGCAAGCTCGACCCCGAGGACCTGCTGATCGCGGACGACAACGGCCCGATCGGCATCGCCGGCGTCATGGGGGGCGCGTCGACGGAGCTGTCGGAGACCACGACCTCGATCGTGGTGGAGGCTGCGCACTTCGAGTCGACCACGATCTTCCGCTCGCAGCGTCGCCACAAGCTCGGCTCCGAGGCGTCGAAGCGCTTCGAGCGCGGCGTCGACCCCGAGCTCCCGCAGTACGCCGCGGACCGGGTCGTCGAACTCCTCGTCGAGCTCGGTGGTGCGACTGCGGGCGATGGCGTGACTGTTGTCGGCTTCGCCCCTGCGCGGCGTACCGTCGCTGCTGCTGTCGACCTGCCCGCCCGCATCACCGGCATGGACATCTCCGCCGAGACGACCGTGGCCCACCTCGAAGCTGTCGGGTGTTCCGTAACCGTCGCGGGGGAGAACCTCACGGCAACCGTGCCGTCGTGGCGCCCCGACATGGCCGACCCGTTCGACCTGGTCGAAGAGGTCGCGCGCATCGTCGGCTACGAGAACGTCCCGTCGGTCCTGCCGACCGCCCCCGCCGGCCGCGGCCTGACCGAGATCCAGCGGCTGCGTCGTCGCGTCGGCCGGGTGCTCGCGGGCGAGGGCTTCTCCGAGGTGATCAGCTACCCGTTCGTCGGCGATGCCGACTGGGACGCCCTGGGCCTGCCCGAGGACGACGCGCGTCGCAAGGCGCTCGGCATCGCCAACCCGCTCAACGCGGAGCAGCCGCAGCTGGCCACGACCCTGCTGCCGGGCGTGCTTCACACGCTGGCCCGTAACGTCGGTCGCGGCAACGCAGACGCCGCGATCTTCGAGACCGCGCTGGTCTTCCTCCCGTCGGGTGACGAGGCGGCACCGATCCTGGGCACCGACCGTCGTCCGACCGACGAGGAGTGGGCCGCGATCGAGAAGGCCGTCCCCGCGCAGCCGCAGCACCTCGCGCTCGCCATCACCGGCGAGGCCGAGGCAGCGGGCTGGTGGGGCACTGGTCGCGCCGCTGGCTGGTCCGACGCCATTGCCGCAGTCCGCTCGCTCGCGGGCGCGCTCGGCGTCCCGCTGGATGTCGCGTCCGCTGCGATCGCTCCCTTCCACCCGGGCCGCTGCGCCGCGCTCTCGGTCGGCGGGGTGCTGATCGGCCACGCCGGTGAGCTGCACCCGAAGGTCTGCAAGGCGTTCGGCCTCCCGGCCCGCTCGGCCGCGGCGGAGGTCAACCTCGACGCCCTGCTCCAGTACGCCGCGACCCCGGTCGCGCCGCGCTTCTCGTCGTACCCGGTGGCGAAGGAGGATGTCGCGCTCGTCGTCGACGCCTCCGTCCCGTCCGCCGACGTCGAGGCCGCGCTGCGCGAGGGTGCCGGCGAGCTGCTGGAGTCGATCCGGCTCTTCGACGTGTTCACCGGCGAGCAGGTCGGCGCGGGCAAGAAGTCGCTGGCCTTCGCGCTTCGCTTCCGTGCTCCGGACCGGACGCTCAAGGAGGGCGAGTCGGCCGCTGCCCGTGATGCAGCGGTCGCGCTGGCTGCCGAGCGCACTGGCGCCGTCCAGCGCGCCTGA
- the pheS gene encoding phenylalanine--tRNA ligase subunit alpha, translated as MSGPNTEYDPVEVTPLRADEVEAMRDAALAAIAAAADLEELKQARLDHAGDRSPLALANREIGALPPQARKEAGARVGQARGAVNKALGERTGVLEAEHEERMLVEETVDVTLPTSRRAPGTRHPITTLSERIADVFVAMGWEVAEGPQVEAEWLNFDALNLGADHPARTMQDTFWLEPAVAALVLRTHTSPVQARTMLTRTPPIYVVCPGRVYRTDEIDATHSPVFHQVEGLVIDKGITMAHLKGSLDHFAAAMFGEGISTRFRPSYFPFTEPSAEVDLVCFVCRNGDASDPADCRTCRGEGWIEWGGCGVVNPRVLVACGVDPDVYTGFAFGMGIDRTLMFRHNVEDLRDVFEGDVRFAAAFGVEI; from the coding sequence ATGTCGGGACCGAACACCGAGTACGACCCTGTCGAGGTCACGCCGCTGCGTGCTGACGAGGTCGAGGCGATGCGCGACGCCGCACTGGCCGCCATCGCTGCCGCCGCCGACCTCGAGGAGCTGAAGCAGGCGCGCCTCGACCACGCCGGCGACCGCTCGCCCCTCGCGCTGGCCAACCGCGAGATCGGTGCCCTTCCGCCGCAGGCGCGCAAGGAGGCCGGCGCCCGCGTTGGCCAGGCCCGTGGTGCTGTGAACAAGGCGCTCGGTGAGCGCACCGGAGTGCTCGAGGCCGAGCACGAGGAGCGGATGCTGGTCGAGGAGACCGTCGACGTGACGCTCCCGACCTCCCGCCGTGCCCCGGGCACGCGCCACCCGATCACCACCCTCTCCGAGCGCATCGCCGACGTCTTCGTCGCCATGGGGTGGGAGGTGGCCGAGGGCCCGCAGGTCGAGGCCGAGTGGCTCAACTTCGACGCACTCAACCTCGGTGCCGACCACCCGGCCCGCACCATGCAGGACACGTTCTGGCTCGAGCCGGCTGTGGCTGCCCTCGTGCTGCGCACGCACACCTCGCCGGTCCAGGCCCGCACGATGCTGACCCGCACACCCCCGATCTACGTCGTCTGCCCGGGTCGGGTCTATCGCACCGACGAGATCGACGCGACGCACTCCCCGGTGTTCCACCAGGTCGAGGGCCTCGTGATCGACAAGGGCATCACCATGGCCCACCTGAAGGGCTCGCTCGACCACTTCGCGGCTGCCATGTTCGGCGAGGGCATCTCGACGCGGTTCCGTCCGTCGTACTTCCCCTTCACCGAGCCGTCCGCCGAGGTCGACCTGGTCTGCTTCGTGTGCCGCAACGGCGACGCCAGCGACCCGGCCGACTGCCGCACGTGTCGCGGCGAGGGCTGGATCGAGTGGGGCGGCTGCGGTGTCGTGAACCCGCGCGTCCTGGTCGCCTGCGGCGTGGACCCCGACGTCTACACCGGCTTCGCGTTCGGCATGGGCATCGACCGCACGTTGATGTTCCGCCACAACGTCGAGGACCTGCGCGACGTCTTCGAGGGAGACGTCCGCTTCGCTGCTGCTTTTGGAGTCGAGATCTGA
- the argC gene encoding N-acetyl-gamma-glutamyl-phosphate reductase, with protein MHMSGKVRVAVAGASGYAGGEMLRLLLGHPDVEIGALTGGSNAGEKLGVLQPHLVPLADRVLEATTPEILAGHDVVFLGLPHGQSAAIANALGDDTVVIDCGADFRLTDPGEWEKFYGGVHAGSWPYGLPELPGLRVQLQGAKRIAVPGCYPTISTLTLAPAVAAGLITPDVVVVAASGTSGAGKALKANLLGSEVMGNVSAYGVGGVHRHTPEITQNLSLLTDGEIKVSFTPLLVPMPRGILATCSAPIARKVTAEEAYEVYAAAYADEPFVTVLPQGMWPQTKSVLGSNSVHLQVTVDQTAGRLVAVGAIDNLAKGTGGAAVQCMNLALGLPESTGLTTIGLAP; from the coding sequence ATGCACATGAGTGGCAAGGTGAGAGTCGCAGTTGCAGGAGCCAGCGGATACGCCGGCGGTGAAATGCTGCGCCTGCTGCTGGGACACCCGGACGTCGAGATCGGTGCACTGACCGGAGGCTCCAACGCCGGCGAGAAGCTCGGTGTGCTGCAGCCGCACCTGGTGCCGCTGGCCGACCGGGTCCTCGAGGCGACCACGCCCGAGATCCTTGCCGGTCACGACGTCGTCTTCCTCGGCCTGCCGCACGGTCAGTCGGCCGCGATCGCCAACGCCCTCGGCGACGACACCGTCGTCATCGACTGCGGCGCCGACTTCCGGCTCACCGACCCGGGGGAGTGGGAGAAGTTCTACGGCGGAGTGCACGCCGGCTCCTGGCCCTACGGCCTGCCTGAGCTCCCCGGCCTCCGCGTGCAGCTGCAGGGTGCGAAGCGGATCGCCGTGCCCGGTTGCTACCCGACCATCTCCACGCTCACGCTCGCCCCTGCCGTTGCCGCAGGCCTGATCACGCCCGACGTCGTCGTCGTGGCAGCGTCGGGCACGAGCGGCGCCGGCAAGGCACTCAAGGCCAACCTGCTCGGGTCGGAGGTCATGGGCAACGTCAGCGCCTACGGCGTCGGCGGCGTCCACCGGCACACGCCCGAGATCACCCAGAACCTCTCGCTGCTCACCGACGGCGAGATCAAGGTCAGCTTCACCCCCCTGCTCGTGCCGATGCCGCGGGGCATCCTTGCCACCTGCTCGGCGCCGATCGCCAGGAAGGTCACGGCGGAGGAGGCCTACGAGGTGTACGCCGCGGCGTACGCAGACGAGCCGTTCGTGACCGTCCTCCCCCAGGGGATGTGGCCGCAGACCAAGTCCGTCCTCGGCTCGAACTCGGTCCACCTGCAGGTCACGGTCGACCAGACCGCCGGCCGTCTGGTCGCTGTCGGTGCCATCGACAACCTCGCCAAGGGCACAGGCGGCGCCGCCGTCCAGTGCATGAACCTCGCCCTCGGGCTGCCGGAATCCACCGGCCTCACCACGATCGGACTGGCCCCATGA
- a CDS encoding TIGR00730 family Rossman fold protein → MIQRLAIFLGSRDGSDPQHAESAYAVGRALADRGIELVYGGGGSGLMGQVSQGVLDHGGHVYGVIPRFMVEREWGRLHQENVEMHVVETMHERKAMMAVRAEAFLVLPGGLGTLEELFEIWTWRTLGLHDKPIGLLDVGGFWQPLVATLGGLAEADFMAEVTLDELVVASTLDAALEALDTLR, encoded by the coding sequence GTGATCCAGCGACTCGCGATCTTCCTCGGCTCCCGCGATGGCTCCGACCCCCAGCACGCCGAGTCGGCGTACGCCGTCGGGCGTGCGCTCGCCGACCGCGGGATCGAGCTCGTCTACGGCGGTGGCGGCTCCGGCCTGATGGGCCAGGTATCCCAGGGAGTGCTCGACCACGGCGGTCACGTCTACGGCGTGATCCCGCGGTTCATGGTCGAGCGCGAGTGGGGACGACTGCACCAGGAGAACGTCGAGATGCACGTCGTCGAGACCATGCACGAGCGCAAGGCGATGATGGCCGTGCGCGCCGAGGCCTTCCTCGTCCTGCCCGGCGGGCTCGGCACCCTCGAGGAGCTGTTCGAGATCTGGACCTGGCGCACGCTCGGCCTGCACGACAAGCCGATCGGCCTGCTCGATGTCGGCGGCTTCTGGCAGCCGCTGGTCGCCACCCTCGGCGGCCTGGCGGAGGCGGACTTCATGGCCGAGGTGACTCTCGACGAGCTCGTGGTCGCGTCCACGCTCGACGCTGCGCTGGAAGCGCTCGACACCCTGCGCTGA
- the argB gene encoding acetylglutamate kinase: MNDTTIPSLTAAQNAHVLANALPWLKKYHDKIIVVKYGGNAMTDDTLKTAFAEDIAFLRVAGFKPVVVHGGGPQISKMLDRLGIESEFRGGLRVTTPEAMDVVRMVLVGQVQRELVGLLNQHGPLAVGLSGEDAGLFTATPTNTIVDGEEVDLGLVGEVAKVRPESVLDLVEAGRIPVISSVAPDENGVVHNVNADTAAAALAVALGAEKLLVLTDVEGLYRDWPHSNDVIGEISPEGLAEMLPTLAAGMVPKMAACLQAVENGVPRATVVDGREPHAVLLEIFTAEGVGTQVLPGVSIKIRQAKQPATDKSAKEA, encoded by the coding sequence ATGAACGACACCACGATCCCGAGCCTGACCGCCGCGCAGAACGCGCACGTCCTCGCCAACGCCCTGCCGTGGCTGAAGAAGTACCACGACAAGATCATCGTGGTGAAGTACGGCGGCAACGCGATGACCGACGACACCCTGAAGACCGCCTTCGCCGAGGACATCGCGTTCCTGCGGGTGGCCGGCTTCAAGCCGGTCGTCGTGCACGGCGGCGGCCCGCAGATCTCCAAGATGCTCGACCGGCTCGGCATCGAGTCGGAGTTCCGTGGTGGCCTCCGGGTCACGACGCCCGAGGCGATGGATGTCGTGCGCATGGTGCTCGTCGGCCAGGTCCAGCGTGAGCTCGTGGGCCTGCTCAACCAGCATGGCCCGCTCGCGGTCGGCCTGTCCGGTGAGGACGCCGGCCTGTTCACCGCGACCCCGACCAACACCATCGTGGACGGCGAGGAGGTGGACCTCGGCCTCGTCGGCGAGGTCGCCAAGGTGCGGCCCGAGTCCGTCCTGGACCTGGTCGAGGCCGGCCGGATCCCGGTCATCTCCAGCGTTGCCCCGGACGAGAACGGCGTCGTCCACAACGTCAACGCCGACACCGCCGCCGCCGCGCTCGCCGTCGCGCTCGGAGCCGAGAAGCTCCTGGTGCTCACCGATGTCGAGGGCCTCTACCGCGACTGGCCGCACAGCAATGACGTGATCGGCGAGATCAGCCCTGAGGGCCTGGCCGAGATGCTCCCGACGCTCGCTGCCGGCATGGTGCCGAAGATGGCCGCCTGCCTGCAGGCAGTCGAGAACGGCGTACCCCGGGCGACCGTGGTCGACGGACGCGAGCCCCACGCCGTACTCCTCGAGATCTTCACCGCCGAGGGTGTCGGCACCCAGGTGCTGCCCGGCGTCTCGATCAAGATCCGGCAGGCCAAGCAGCCCGCGACCGACAAGTCCGCGAAGGAGGCGTGA
- the argJ gene encoding bifunctional glutamate N-acetyltransferase/amino-acid acetyltransferase ArgJ, with the protein MSITHPAGFTAAGVHAGLKSNGNLDLALVQNLGPTFDSASVFTANRCKANPVLWSQEVVKDGVVRAVVLNSGGANCYTGPEGFQTTHAVAEKVAEKLGIGAVDVVVCSTGLIGLANPRQNLLDGVEAAYAALSADGGADAGRAIMTTDSVPKSVVLTRGAPGQEWSIGGMAKGAGMLAPAMATMLVVITTDAVVPAPVLDQALRASTRVSFDRLDSDGCMSTNDTVTVMASGASGVTPTPAEFTEALQEACISLAKQLLADAEGADHEISITVVNAASEDEAVEVGRSVARSNLFKAAVFGNDPNWGRVLASVGTTQAAFDPADLDVAINDVWVCKQSTPAADPATVDLKPRHVTVTIDLKAGDATATVWTNDLTHAYVHENSAYSS; encoded by the coding sequence ATGAGCATCACCCATCCCGCCGGATTCACCGCCGCTGGCGTCCACGCCGGCCTGAAGTCCAACGGCAACCTCGACCTGGCGCTGGTCCAGAACCTGGGCCCCACCTTCGACTCCGCCTCCGTCTTCACCGCCAACCGGTGCAAGGCCAACCCGGTGCTGTGGAGCCAGGAGGTCGTCAAGGACGGCGTCGTGCGCGCCGTCGTGCTCAACTCCGGCGGAGCCAACTGCTACACCGGCCCGGAGGGCTTCCAGACCACCCATGCGGTCGCCGAGAAGGTGGCCGAGAAGCTCGGCATCGGCGCGGTCGACGTGGTGGTCTGCTCGACCGGGCTGATCGGCCTGGCCAACCCCCGGCAGAACCTCCTCGACGGTGTCGAGGCCGCGTACGCCGCGTTGTCGGCCGACGGCGGCGCCGACGCCGGCCGGGCGATCATGACCACGGACTCGGTGCCGAAGTCGGTCGTCCTCACACGCGGCGCACCGGGCCAGGAGTGGTCGATCGGCGGCATGGCCAAGGGCGCGGGCATGCTCGCCCCGGCGATGGCCACGATGCTGGTCGTCATCACCACCGACGCAGTCGTCCCCGCACCCGTGCTCGACCAGGCCCTGCGGGCCAGCACCCGGGTCAGCTTCGACCGGCTCGACTCCGACGGCTGCATGTCGACCAACGACACCGTGACCGTGATGGCGAGCGGTGCCTCCGGCGTCACGCCGACGCCCGCGGAGTTCACCGAGGCGCTGCAGGAGGCCTGCATCAGCCTCGCCAAGCAGCTCCTCGCCGACGCCGAGGGCGCCGATCACGAGATCTCGATCACCGTCGTCAACGCGGCGTCCGAGGACGAGGCGGTCGAGGTGGGCCGGAGCGTCGCCCGCTCCAACCTGTTCAAGGCCGCAGTCTTCGGCAACGACCCCAACTGGGGCAGGGTGCTGGCCTCGGTCGGCACCACCCAGGCGGCGTTCGACCCGGCCGACCTCGACGTCGCGATCAACGACGTCTGGGTCTGCAAGCAGTCGACTCCGGCTGCTGACCCGGCGACTGTCGACCTCAAGCCGCGCCACGTGACCGTGACGATCGACCTCAAGGCCGGCGACGCGACCGCGACCGTCTGGACCAACGACCTGACCCACGCCTACGTCCACGAGAACAGCGCCTACTCCTCATGA
- a CDS encoding gamma carbonic anhydrase family protein, producing the protein MPLYEFEGKRPNVHPDAFIAPTATLIGDVTVEKGASVWYGAVLRADICTIVVREGANIQDNSVVHGGPDAHVEIGAHSTVAHSCVFHGESLGEKGLVGNGTVVLDNAKIGAGTLVAAGSMVQQDTEIPAKVLALGSPAKVKKEIAGTAAEFWTEMNGPYYADLAARHAAGISLVEEWPRST; encoded by the coding sequence ATGCCGTTGTACGAGTTCGAGGGCAAGCGCCCCAACGTCCACCCCGACGCCTTCATCGCCCCCACCGCGACGCTGATCGGCGATGTGACCGTCGAGAAGGGGGCCTCTGTCTGGTACGGCGCGGTGCTCCGCGCCGACATCTGCACGATCGTGGTCCGCGAGGGTGCCAACATCCAGGACAACTCCGTGGTGCACGGCGGGCCCGATGCCCACGTCGAGATCGGCGCGCACAGCACGGTCGCGCACTCCTGCGTCTTCCACGGGGAGTCGCTGGGCGAGAAGGGTCTGGTGGGCAACGGCACGGTCGTCCTCGACAACGCCAAGATCGGCGCGGGCACGCTGGTGGCGGCCGGTTCGATGGTCCAGCAGGACACCGAGATCCCCGCGAAGGTGCTCGCGCTCGGCTCGCCGGCGAAGGTGAAGAAGGAGATCGCGGGCACGGCCGCCGAGTTCTGGACCGAGATGAACGGGCCGTACTACGCCGACCTTGCTGCCCGCCACGCTGCGGGCATCTCGCTGGTCGAGGAGTGGCCCAGGAGCACATGA
- a CDS encoding ACT domain-containing protein has product MSDINETPTDITSESGTSENPLSPEAIEAVIEAATFTLSYFPEKLAIVNLAPGAEVPKWAEASSLFSITATATETSLICATRSIPAKTPAIKPLTAFVVKGPLDPELTGVMAALLTPLAQAGISAFPLSTFQTDWILVPVGKAEAAAEEWRRQGHTVLPAVPMTPPKTAPRKKQP; this is encoded by the coding sequence ATGAGCGACATCAACGAGACCCCCACTGACATCACCAGCGAGTCCGGGACCAGCGAGAACCCACTGAGCCCGGAGGCCATCGAGGCCGTCATCGAGGCCGCGACCTTCACGCTGAGCTACTTCCCGGAGAAGCTCGCGATCGTCAACCTGGCCCCCGGCGCCGAGGTGCCGAAGTGGGCCGAGGCGAGCTCGCTCTTCTCGATCACCGCGACGGCGACCGAGACGTCGCTGATCTGCGCGACCCGGTCGATCCCGGCCAAGACGCCCGCGATCAAGCCGCTGACCGCGTTCGTGGTCAAGGGCCCGCTGGACCCCGAGCTCACCGGCGTGATGGCTGCGCTGCTGACGCCGCTGGCGCAGGCGGGCATCTCCGCGTTCCCGCTGTCGACGTTCCAGACCGACTGGATCCTGGTCCCGGTGGGCAAGGCCGAGGCTGCGGCCGAGGAGTGGCGACGTCAGGGGCACACCGTGCTCCCCGCCGTCCCGATGACTCCTCCCAAGACCGCACCCCGAAAGAAGCAGCCATGA